From Bacteroidota bacterium:
AGCGCTTTCGGTCTGAGCTGCTCGAGGCCAGCCGGGCTTATGACCTGCCCTTGGGCCGGTGGTGGACTTTCGTCATGCGTTATGCGGTGCCCCTGCAGGCTCTTGTGCTAATCAGCTGGTGGATTCTGATGGCCGTCTTTGGCTTTCCCAGCAGCCTGGACGTGCGCACCTGGCGCGTGGATCCGAATTGGTGGAACCCCTTAAGCCCCTACACGGTGGGCACTTGCGTGTTCCAGTGGCTGATCGTCGCGCTCGCCCTGATCGGGCTTAACCGTCTGCTGGTTAAGCACACCCTGAGTGAAGCCGTGCAGACGAAGCAGCGCCTAAAGACAGAGGGATGGAAGGAGCTCGAGTAGCGCCTCCGGCGCATGCCGGGCAAATGCGCAGGCGCTTTCGGGCGCGCACGCGCTGGGGACTGGGGCGGCGCATCTGGCTTGATCCCCTCTCGGTCATCCCGCTTAGCCGGGCGCTCGATGAGCCGGGAGCGCTTTTTCCGGGAGATCCGCCCTTCGGTCTTGAGCGGGTCTGGACCTTGGAGGCGGGCTCTTCCGTTAACGTATCCCGCATCGCGCACAGCGATCATGCGGGCACCCATGCGGACTTACCCTACCATTTATACTCGGAGCTAGCAGCCTGGATCATCCCGCAGACCCACTACGTCGGGGCGGGCTATGTGCTGGAAGCCGGACAGCCTGTGGGGCCGGAGCGGATCGCGGAGATCCCTCCGGAGGCGGCGTTGCTGCTGGTGCGCACCCCGCGCGGGGGCCCTGCGCGCAAGCCG
This genomic window contains:
- a CDS encoding cyclase family protein; this translates as MEGARVAPPAHAGQMRRRFRARTRWGLGRRIWLDPLSVIPLSRALDEPGALFPGDPPFGLERVWTLEAGSSVNVSRIAHSDHAGTHADLPYHLYSELAAWIIPQTHYVGAGYVLEAGQPVGPERIAEIPPEAALLLVRTPRGGPARKPVSDFPTLTPQAAERLLRLRIKTVVVDVLSVDVADSRELPVHRILLEAGIGIVENADLRPLRAGSLVWIEGAYVPVRHPQISALALALRAYERWGWL